AGCACCCCGCGGACTGGCGCAAAAGCCTCTACTACCACTACTATGAATTTCCCGGAGCCCATAGCGTGCGCCGGCATGAGGGCGTTGGCACCGAGCGTTACAAACTCATCCGCTTCTACGGGGAGGACCTGCAGAACGGAGAGGAATGGGAGCTATACGACCTTCAAAATGACCCACAGGAGTTACATAATATCTATGCCAACCCGGAAATGTCTGAAGTGGTCAAGGAACTCAAAGACGAGTTGGCCAAGCTCAAGCGCCAATACGAGGTGCCGGATCACATCAATCCGTATCCGAATGCAGTGGCCCATAGCGAAGGGCATTAAGGCCGATTCTCTCCGAGGTAAGCTCGTATCCATATGAGGGGCGTCACTCGTGACGCCCGCAGATTCATCCACTCTGGGATCAAAAAAATGGTTCTTCGTCGATTAGCGGGGAAGGGATGCACCAACAGTGATCCTTGATGATTCAAAAGATACACGTGAAGTCTCCTACACTCTATTTTATTTTTCACAACCGTCCCGCGTCCGCGGGACGGTTGTAAAATTAGGATTCTCTTGATTCCAGTATTCGTCGATGCCTAACCCGGTAAATGGCGAAGAGCCAAAAAAATATGTAATACCGATTTGAAGAAGTATGTCCTGATGGATGACCTCTGTAGAGACCTTGTGCCAGCAAGGTCGATATTTCTATCAGGCAGACAATCGACGGTGCTGGCGTACCATCGCGACAATTAACCAATCGAGCCAGACCTTTATAGAGAAGGTATAAGTTACTTCGCGGGCACAAACAAGGGAGTGTCTAGCCGCCCTACTGTTTCTTACCTGAGATTCCCTTTTCGCACTGCTTCTCCCAGAGCGAAAACTCGCGAACCATGGCATCGACTTTCTCTGGCATTTCAGCAGCATGATCGTTCGTCTCCGTCCGATCCTTCGACATATCGTAAAGCTCCCATGGTTTATTACCTAAACGAACGAGCTTCCAAATCCCATCACGGATCCCCTGCCCCTTGCTAAAGTCATAGCCAATCAGGTATTTACGCGCAGCCAAGGGCTCTAGTGAAAATGACGGCACCAAACTCACCCCTTCCGTCGGCTTGACCACCTGGCCGTTGAAACTTTCCGGATACGTTTGCCCGGTCAGTTCCAACACCGTGCTCATCACATCAACCAAGTGTGCCGGTTCATTGAACCAAGTATTGCCTTCAGCAATTCCCTGCGGCCAATGCGCAATCATCGGCGAACAAACGCCACCCTCGTGGCTTGTTTTCTTAAACAGAGCCAGAGGCGTATTCACAACCCTGGCCCATTCTTGACCGATACACTCGTAACTCGACACACTACCTAGCTTCCCGTTGCTGCTTTCAGAGTTTTGTAAATTCTTCTTGGCATATCGTTCTGCGCTGGCGCCATTATCTGAGAAGAATAAGATGAGGGTATTATCGAGTTCGGATGCGTCTTTTAATTCTGCAATCAAGCGACCAATATTCTGATCCAGATGATCCACCATCGCGGCATGAATTTCCAGGCGCTCGGCCTCCAGCTTACGCGCTTTCTTGCTCAGCGAATTCCAATCTTTGATCTCCTGCGGATTCAGCGGTGCCGTCTCCGGATCGATCAAGCCCTTCTGAACCATACGGTCATACCGCTCCTGCCGTATCACCTGATAACCTGCGTCGTAGCGCCCCCGGTATTTGTCGATGTCCTGCTCTGGCGCATGAAGCGGCCAATGAGGTGCCGTATAAG
The DNA window shown above is from Coraliomargarita parva and carries:
- a CDS encoding arylsulfatase, whose product is MKFLFSICSITMLSAWPLSAAPRPNIIIIMVDDMGYSDLGCYGSEIDTPNLDRLATEGIRYSQMYNTSKCTTSRSALLTGRYVSRNSWEGNYNVGPTFGEIAQAAGYRTLWSGKNHSNIRPPERGFDRFFGFQGGATNYWGPGPETVDGLPVPNIKLLEWMVDDQWIKPYIPEDPNFYLTDAITDHAIDWLEEYQGEDKPFLLYMAYTAPHWPLHAPEQDIDKYRGRYDAGYQVIRQERYDRMVQKGLIDPETAPLNPQEIKDWNSLSKKARKLEAERLEIHAAMVDHLDQNIGRLIAELKDASELDNTLILFFSDNGASAERYAKKNLQNSESSNGKLGSVSSYECIGQEWARVVNTPLALFKKTSHEGGVCSPMIAHWPQGIAEGNTWFNEPAHLVDVMSTVLELTGQTYPESFNGQVVKPTEGVSLVPSFSLEPLAARKYLIGYDFSKGQGIRDGIWKLVRLGNKPWELYDMSKDRTETNDHAAEMPEKVDAMVREFSLWEKQCEKGISGKKQ